Within Vicia villosa cultivar HV-30 ecotype Madison, WI linkage group LG1, Vvil1.0, whole genome shotgun sequence, the genomic segment GATGGAGGTTCCTTTTAGGATTAAAAGCTTCGGTTGAAGACTTTTTGTGAAAAGGCTCCCCACAAAAGATCAATTGGTGTATAGGGGTATTAACATAACCTCTTCTAatttaaaatgtgttttttgtgATATGCATTTGGAAGATAGGGATCATATTTTCTTCAAATGCAATATGATtaaatttgtttggaaagaaactGCCAAGTGGGTGGATTTTCCGGGTTGGAACATGGAAGAATGTATCCCGTTTTTTATGGAATGGCATTTGACAGGTCGTGTTAAAAGAATTAAAGAAGGCAAATTCAGGGTGTTTTGGTTAGCCACTtcttggattatttggttgacaagaaaTGGTTTTTGCTTTGGGAATGAGGTTTGGAATGTTAATAACATGATTTGGAATATCAAAATTTTTGATATGGAGATGGTCATCTTTTGGCGATATTGCTCATTCTAATTGTAGTTTTCACGAGTTTAGCAAGGACCCGGTGTCTTTTATGTCGTAAGtataattggtttgtaatatgTCTTTTTTTGACGGCTTTGTTTCATTtcttgtgtatcaaggttggagaatCCTTAGTTCTTCCTTATATtaaattcttgcttacacaaaaaaaatgaaaCCATAGATTAAACTAAAAAATCACGTGTCTGATTAACAAAAAGTAAAGTATTAGTTTTTCATTActcatataaatatattaattacatAAAGTTAGATAATTATCAAAAGTATGTAATATTAGTATTTCATTTGATATATGTATTATTGTGAAACTTTTTACAATGGTGTCAATTTTTCATCATGAAGATATAGTTTATTTTATCTCTTATACTTTGAACAATGCTCTATCTTGATTTAGAAGAACATAAAGATTTACTAGTATTTTCCAACCATCTTCTGTAATGTATGGTTTACACTTATTTAAATCGCACTCTACATCGCGATGATCACATATTCATCGTTTAAGTGTCAAATAGTACTCAATTCTTTAATATACATGACCCTAAAAAATATCGATATCAAACATTTACTCTAAAAAAACCACAATCAAATGCAAGAATAGGTTCCATCATGCATTGACGACAATCAGAGTCAATAATTAAAATTCTgttatcagatatgtgatgtcgaatgagatgtcacgacacaaatatCTGTTGATGAATTTTAAAGAACATGATAGCAGCAGTAATAAAACTTAGTGCAGAAAGATAAACAACAGAagaaattgtttacccagttcggaacaaccttcctactctgaGAGCTACAAAGTCAGGGATGAAATTAATATACGAtaatatcaattcaaagctaaactccctcgtttacaactcctcattTAATCACTACCATTCCCATGACTTCTATCTAAGACttacctaggtatgaggccctccccAAATCCCCACAGTCACAACTCGTGACAAACACCACAAACAATAAAcaatagaagacactcttccaaaACACCAAATTCTCAATGCTTAAAAATTTATGAGAACGACACTACTCTCCTTTCTTAACAGCTTCGGAgattaaacaatatttaacacatacaggtttgtgaatgcacACACATGGAAATTACAACACAACTAACAAATAAGGATTCCTAGAATCCTAAAAATATAAATATCAGTTCCACTTAAAACTAGGTATAGGCcagtctatttatagaattagtaTTGTCGGAATTGGGCCTAAAACCGCAGCAAGGAGGATGCACAAAGTCTGTTACTTGATCTCCAAGAAAAAATGTTTTTAATCCAATCTTTCCTAAATTGTTTCCAATTATAGAGATTGTAAAAACCAAGAACTACCTCTGATTGAGTCGATCTTGGATCCACATAAGCTAACCCAATATTCCACAATATTCTGTAACTAACAAAACAGCTGATATATCTTGACAGATCAGCTCCATCAAGCACGCCCCACTAAACACGATGTCATACCTGTAATATTGTAACATTTTGTTCAACATGTTGAAAACTAAATGATATGGCTTTTTATTCAACATGTTTCAGCTAGGttggttttaccaaaatgcatgccAATCTTAGAGAAACTACAATAATGATGCATGTTTTGACCAAACGCTAAAGTGCTCCCTAACAATTCAAACATACATTAACGCGTAACACCCGTGGTACGTACTCTAGGATCCAATGAAGGTCACATACCTAGCTTCCATCTACAAAAGAGTTAGCCAGATCTAAAGAGGTTTTGAAACAAAACCATAATTTTGCCCTGTTCGTCTAAGCTTGGGAGCTACTGTTTAAGTAAAAGCCCAAACCACAACGAACCAGGTCAACAAAGTCTCAAGAAGCAAAATAGACCACGAGATAGACACACCCATAACACACAAATGATCTTAGCTGAAGAAATTTTTACTATTTGTTAGATGAGGAAGACCATGAAATCTCAAGACATCGGTCATACTTGACTGTTGTTTCAAAGATGGTTCTATGACCTTCAAATAGtaaaacttaaatataaaacctaAATTAAGAGCTTAGACTCCGATACAAATTATTCTAAAATCTTAAACACTACACTTACGAGTGTCATTGACTTGATCGAAAAAATGTTACTAGTACATACCCACTTTTAATTACATCTTGAAGACCGTCGAACATGAATTCACCGAccgtatcatcatcatcaacactcAAATAAAAAAACTTATCAAATAAATTAGaaagtaataaaaaattaaagaaatatttaaaaatatacaaaaatattagaAATCTTATATGAAAAAAGATTATGTGAAACTAAAAACTCATTAAAAAGTTCATTAAgatctaaaattttaaataattatcaaaTACCTTAAGAatatcgtttttttttttttaatttatagatATCTAAATTGaatactaacattttttttttcacGATATTTTAAAATTCTATTTCAGTAATTAAATGAACATAGCGTATAATTACTCTTACAAGAGTATTAAGATTTTACTACTATACTACTTTGCGGGCTTTCTTTGAACCATTTCACAGTGCCGCCACTCCCAAACCTTAAACCCTAATTCACCAAACACGATCAAACAAAGCGAAGGGGTTTGGGTTTAGGTTTAGCTTAGGTTCTGCATCAATGGAGGAAACCAAAGTATCCAAAAACTTCCCAGTAAAACCAAATCTCAAAACCAAACCCCGAACTCCAAAACAAACCTCCGAATCCAAATACTGGTCCTCCTTCAAAACCCAACAAATCCCCAAACTCCTCTCCATCCCTTCCATCGCCTTCTCACCAACTCCCCCTCACTCCTTCGCCGCCGCTAACTCAACCTCCCTCTCCATCTTCAGCTCCCAAACCCTCACCCAAACCGCCAAAATATCCTCCTTCCGCGACGTCGTCTCGTCGGTCTCCTTCCGTAACGATGCTCGCCTCATTGCCGCCTCTGACCTCTCCGGTCTCGTTCAGGTCTTCGATGTCGCCACGCGTAGTTGTCTCCGGAGACTCCGATCTCATAATCGACCTGTTCGGTTTGTTCATTTTCCGAAGCATGACAAGCTTCATCTTGTTTCTGGTGGTGATGATGCGCTTGTCAAGTATTGGGATGTTGCTGAGGAGACTATGATTCATGAGTTTTACGGGCATAAGGATTATGTGAGATGCGGTGATTCGTCTCCGGTTAATTCGGATACTTTCGTTACTGGTTCGTATGATCATTTAGTCAAGCTTTGGGATGTTAGGGTTAGGGATTCGTCGAAAGCAGCATTGGATATTAACCATGGGTCTCCTGTGGAGGATGTTGTTTTCTTGCCGTCTGGAGGGATGGTCGCGACGGCTGGTGGGAATTCTGTTAAGCTTTGGGACTTGATCGGAGGTGGGAAGTTACTCTATTCCATGGAGAGTCACAACAAGACTGTGACTTCGATTTGTGTTGGTCGAATCGGGAAGGATTCCGGGGAGGAATCGGATCAATATAGAATAATGAGTGTTGGGTTGGATGGTTATTTGAAGGTGTTTGATTATGGTTCTATGAAGGTTACTTATTCGATGAGGTTCCCTGCGCCGCTTTTGTCTATTGGGTATTCGCCGGATTGTTCTACTAGAGTGATTGGAACTTCGAATGGAACAATTTATGCTGCAAAGAGGAAGATAAAGGAGGGTGAGATTGAGGAGAGTAAGGATAATTCGTTTTGGAGGATTAAGCCTGTGGAGAGTAATGAAAAGAAGGTTTTGAGAAGTAATTACTATAGGTATTTTCAAAGAGGGCAAGGAGAGAAACCGGCTGAGGATGATTACTTGGTTATGAAGCAGAAGAAAGTGAAGTTGACAGCACATGATAAGCTTTTGAACAAGTTTAGGCACGGGGAGGCTCTAGTATGTGTGTTGGAAGGTAAGAATCCTGGCTACGTGGTTGCTGTGATGGAGGAATTGGTGTCTAGGAAGAAACTGTTGAGGTGTGTTTCTGATTTGGATTCGGAGAAGCTGGAACTGCTTTTGGCTTTCTTGCATAAGTATTGTACTGTGCCTAAATATTCTAGGTTGTTAATGGGATTGGCCAATAAGGTTGTTGAAATGAGGGCTGATGATATTAGGGCTTCTGAAGTTCTCAAGAAACATATAAGAAATCTCAAGGGTACTGTGGAGGCGGAGATACGGATTCAACAGTCTTTGCAAGAGATACAAGGGATAATTTCTCCTCTGTTGAGGATTGCTGGAAGGAGATGAAATTTTGGCCTTTTGTCCTCATCTATGAGGTGTTTTTGTTCACTTGTTCTGTTATATTTTAGtctcttatttgtttttttccagaatttttgtgtgccttgtaaaGCACCCTGAAGTGTTATAGCTAATTATTGAGTTATTTTCTACTTACTCTTTCATATATGAGCTCGAATGTTAT encodes:
- the LOC131643900 gene encoding protein SLOW WALKER 1-like; translated protein: MEETKVSKNFPVKPNLKTKPRTPKQTSESKYWSSFKTQQIPKLLSIPSIAFSPTPPHSFAAANSTSLSIFSSQTLTQTAKISSFRDVVSSVSFRNDARLIAASDLSGLVQVFDVATRSCLRRLRSHNRPVRFVHFPKHDKLHLVSGGDDALVKYWDVAEETMIHEFYGHKDYVRCGDSSPVNSDTFVTGSYDHLVKLWDVRVRDSSKAALDINHGSPVEDVVFLPSGGMVATAGGNSVKLWDLIGGGKLLYSMESHNKTVTSICVGRIGKDSGEESDQYRIMSVGLDGYLKVFDYGSMKVTYSMRFPAPLLSIGYSPDCSTRVIGTSNGTIYAAKRKIKEGEIEESKDNSFWRIKPVESNEKKVLRSNYYRYFQRGQGEKPAEDDYLVMKQKKVKLTAHDKLLNKFRHGEALVCVLEGKNPGYVVAVMEELVSRKKLLRCVSDLDSEKLELLLAFLHKYCTVPKYSRLLMGLANKVVEMRADDIRASEVLKKHIRNLKGTVEAEIRIQQSLQEIQGIISPLLRIAGRR